Proteins from one Salmonella bongori NCTC 12419 genomic window:
- a CDS encoding DnaA inactivator Hda: MNTPAQLSLPLYLPDDETFASFWPGDNASLLAALQNVLRQEHSGYIYLWAREGAGRSHLLHAACAELSQRGDAVGYVPLDKRTWFVPEVLDGMEHLSLVCIDNIECVAGDELWEMAIFDLYNRILESGKTRLLITGDRPPRQLNLGLPDLASRLDWGQIYKLQPLSDEDKLQALQLRARLRGFELPEDVGRFLLKRLDREMRTLFMTLDQLDHASISAQRKLTIPFVKEILKL; the protein is encoded by the coding sequence CTGAACACACCGGCACAGCTCTCTTTGCCACTGTATCTTCCTGACGACGAAACTTTCGCAAGTTTCTGGCCGGGGGATAACGCCTCTCTACTGGCCGCGTTACAAAACGTGTTGCGCCAGGAACATAGTGGATATATCTATCTTTGGGCGCGTGAAGGCGCAGGCCGCAGCCATTTACTGCACGCCGCCTGTGCGGAATTGTCGCAGCGCGGAGATGCGGTAGGCTACGTACCGCTTGATAAACGCACCTGGTTCGTGCCAGAAGTGCTCGACGGTATGGAACACCTCTCGCTGGTGTGTATTGATAACATTGAGTGTGTCGCTGGCGATGAATTGTGGGAGATGGCGATCTTTGATCTCTATAACCGCATTCTGGAGTCCGGTAAAACGCGGTTACTCATTACCGGCGATCGCCCGCCCAGACAGTTAAACCTGGGATTGCCGGATCTCGCTTCCCGTCTGGACTGGGGGCAAATCTATAAACTCCAGCCTCTCTCGGATGAGGATAAACTTCAGGCATTGCAGTTGCGCGCCCGGTTGCGAGGATTTGAACTGCCGGAAGATGTCGGACGTTTTTTGCTCAAACGGCTCGATCGCGAAATGCGTACGTTGTTTATGACGCTGGATCAGCTCGATCACGCTTCGATCTCTGCCCAGCGGAAACTGACGATCCCTTTTGTTAAAGAGATTCTGAAACTGTAA
- the arsC gene encoding arsenate reductase (glutaredoxin) (This arsenate reductase requires both glutathione and glutaredoxin to convert arsenate to arsenite, after which the efflux transporter formed by ArsA and ArsB can extrude the arsenite from the cell, providing resistance.): MTNTIKIYHNPRCSKSRDTLNLLKSNGVEPEVVLYLDTPADAATVRELLRMLGMSSARELMRQKEDLYQTLHLADSQLSEEALIQALVDHPRLMERPIVVANGQARIGRPPEQVLDILG; the protein is encoded by the coding sequence ATGACCAATACGATTAAAATTTATCATAACCCACGTTGCTCGAAGAGCCGCGACACGCTGAACCTGCTGAAGTCGAATGGCGTGGAACCGGAAGTGGTGCTTTATCTGGATACGCCTGCCGATGCCGCCACAGTGCGTGAACTACTGCGTATGTTGGGCATGTCGAGCGCTCGAGAACTGATGCGCCAGAAAGAAGACCTTTATCAAACGCTTCACCTGGCGGACAGCCAGCTCAGCGAAGAGGCATTGATCCAGGCGCTGGTTGATCACCCCAGACTGATGGAGCGCCCCATTGTCGTGGCGAATGGTCAGGCACGCATCGGCCGACCGCCTGAGCAAGTGCTGGACATCCTCGGCTAA
- the purM gene encoding phosphoribosylformylglycinamidine cyclo-ligase: MTDKTSLSYKDAGVDIDAGNALVDRIKGVVKKTRRPEVMGGLGGFGALCALPQKYREPVLVSGTDGVGTKLRLAMDLKRHDAIGIDLVAMCVNDLVVQGAEPLFFLDYYATGKLDVDTAASVINGIAEGCLQSGCALVGGETAEMPGMYHGEDYDVAGFCVGVVEKSEIIDGSRVADGDVLIALGSSGPHSNGYSLVRKIIEVSGCDPQTTQLEGKSLADHLLAPTRIYVKSVLELIEKVDVHAIAHLTGGGFWENIPRVLPENTQAVIDESSWQWPAVFTWLQTAGNVSRHEMYRTFNCGVGMVIALSAPEADKALALLSEKGETAWKIGIIKTSDSEQRVVIE, from the coding sequence GTGACCGATAAAACCTCTCTTAGCTATAAAGATGCCGGCGTCGATATTGATGCGGGTAATGCTCTGGTTGATCGAATCAAAGGCGTAGTGAAGAAAACTCGCCGCCCGGAAGTTATGGGAGGTCTGGGCGGTTTCGGTGCTCTGTGCGCATTGCCGCAAAAATATCGTGAACCGGTACTGGTTTCCGGCACTGACGGCGTAGGCACCAAACTTCGCCTGGCGATGGATTTAAAGCGTCACGATGCTATCGGCATTGATCTGGTGGCAATGTGTGTAAACGATCTGGTCGTGCAGGGCGCAGAACCGCTGTTTTTCCTGGATTACTACGCTACCGGTAAGCTGGATGTCGATACCGCCGCCAGCGTGATCAACGGTATTGCCGAAGGCTGTCTGCAATCCGGTTGCGCGCTGGTAGGCGGTGAAACCGCGGAAATGCCGGGCATGTACCATGGCGAAGATTACGACGTGGCGGGTTTCTGCGTCGGCGTGGTAGAAAAATCAGAAATTATCGACGGTTCCCGGGTTGCCGACGGCGACGTGCTGATTGCACTCGGCTCCAGCGGCCCACACTCGAACGGCTATTCGCTGGTGCGTAAAATTATTGAGGTCAGCGGCTGCGATCCGCAAACCACGCAGCTGGAAGGAAAATCACTGGCCGATCATCTGCTTGCACCGACGCGTATCTACGTAAAATCAGTTCTGGAGCTGATTGAAAAAGTCGATGTACACGCTATTGCGCACCTCACCGGCGGCGGCTTCTGGGAAAATATCCCGCGCGTTCTGCCGGAGAATACCCAGGCAGTCATTGACGAATCCTCCTGGCAGTGGCCTGCCGTTTTTACCTGGCTGCAAACTGCCGGTAACGTCAGTCGACATGAAATGTACCGTACCTTTAACTGCGGCGTCGGCATGGTGATTGCGCTATCCGCTCCGGAAGCGGACAAAGCGCTTGCTCTGCTAAGCGAGAAAGGTGAAACCGCGTGGAAAATCGGTATCATCAAAACCTCTGATTCCGAACAGCGTGTGGTTATTGAATAA
- the purN gene encoding phosphoribosylglycinamide formyltransferase: MNIVVLISGNGSNLQAIIDACEAKKIKGTLRAVFSNKADAFGLERAREAGIPAYALTADRFDSRDAFDRELIREIDAWAPNVVVLAGFMRILSPAFVAHYHGRLLNIHPSLLPKYPGLHTHRQALVNGDEEHGTSVHFVTDELDGGPVILQAKVPVFANDSEDDITARVQTQEHAIYPLVLSWFVEGRLKMRENAAWLDGHRLPPQGYASDE; the protein is encoded by the coding sequence ATGAATATTGTGGTGCTGATTTCCGGCAACGGAAGCAATTTACAGGCGATTATTGATGCCTGCGAAGCAAAAAAAATTAAAGGCACCCTCCGGGCAGTATTCAGCAACAAGGCCGACGCGTTCGGCCTTGAGCGCGCCAGGGAAGCCGGAATTCCGGCGTATGCACTGACTGCCGATCGATTTGACAGCCGCGACGCCTTTGATCGCGAGCTGATTCGCGAAATCGACGCCTGGGCGCCCAACGTTGTTGTACTGGCCGGTTTTATGCGTATTCTGAGTCCCGCGTTTGTCGCGCATTACCACGGACGTCTGCTGAACATACACCCTTCCCTGCTGCCAAAATATCCGGGGTTGCATACTCATCGCCAGGCGCTGGTAAACGGCGATGAGGAACACGGTACGTCGGTGCATTTCGTCACAGACGAACTTGATGGCGGTCCGGTTATTCTCCAGGCGAAAGTGCCGGTTTTCGCCAACGACAGCGAAGATGATATCACCGCACGCGTACAGACTCAGGAACACGCGATTTATCCATTGGTGCTCAGCTGGTTTGTCGAGGGGCGGTTGAAGATGCGCGAGAACGCCGCCTGGCTGGACGGGCATCGTCTGCCGCCGCAGGGTTATGCGTCCGACGAATAA
- the uraA gene encoding uracil permease, with protein sequence MTRRAIGVSERPPLLQTIPLSLQHLFAMFGATVLVPVLFHINPATVLLFNGIGTLLYLFICKGKIPAYLGSSFAFISPVLLLLPLGYEVALGGFIMCGVLFCLVSFIVKKAGTGWLDVMFPPAAMGAIVAVIGLELAGVAAGMAGLLPAQGQSPDTKTIIISMVTLAVTVFGSVLFRGFLAIIPILIGVLAGYALSFALGVVDTTPIAQAHWFALPTFYTPRFEWFAILTILPAALVVIAEHVGHLVVTANIVKKDLVRDPGLHRSMFANGLSTIISGFFGSTPNTTYGENIGVMAITRVYSTWVIGGAAIFAILLSCVGKLAAAIQIIPLPVMGGVSLLLYGVIGASGIRVLIESKVDYNKAQNLILTSVILIIGVSGAKVHIGAAELKGMALATIVGIGLSLIFKLISLLRPEEVVLEANDAEPPHR encoded by the coding sequence ATGACGCGCCGTGCTATCGGGGTGAGTGAAAGACCGCCGCTTTTACAAACAATCCCGCTTAGTTTGCAGCACCTTTTCGCCATGTTTGGCGCGACCGTGCTGGTGCCGGTTCTGTTTCATATTAACCCCGCGACGGTTCTGCTCTTTAACGGTATCGGAACGTTGCTGTATCTCTTTATCTGCAAAGGTAAAATTCCTGCTTACCTGGGGTCGAGCTTTGCCTTTATTTCGCCGGTATTACTGCTGTTACCGCTGGGTTATGAAGTGGCGCTGGGCGGTTTTATTATGTGCGGCGTGTTGTTCTGTCTGGTCTCTTTCATCGTTAAAAAAGCGGGCACAGGTTGGCTGGATGTGATGTTCCCGCCTGCGGCAATGGGGGCAATCGTTGCCGTCATTGGTCTGGAGCTGGCAGGCGTCGCGGCGGGGATGGCCGGATTGCTGCCTGCGCAAGGGCAGTCGCCGGACACAAAAACGATTATTATCTCCATGGTTACGCTGGCGGTGACGGTGTTTGGCTCCGTACTGTTTCGTGGTTTCCTGGCGATCATTCCTATTTTGATTGGCGTGCTGGCGGGCTATGCGCTGTCGTTCGCGCTGGGAGTGGTCGATACCACGCCGATTGCCCAGGCGCACTGGTTTGCGCTGCCGACCTTCTATACACCGCGTTTTGAATGGTTTGCGATCCTGACAATCCTGCCCGCGGCGCTGGTGGTAATTGCCGAACATGTCGGGCATCTGGTCGTGACGGCGAATATCGTCAAAAAAGATTTAGTGCGCGATCCCGGTTTGCACCGTTCCATGTTCGCCAATGGATTGTCGACGATCATCTCCGGCTTCTTCGGCTCCACGCCTAACACCACCTATGGTGAGAATATTGGCGTCATGGCGATAACTCGCGTTTACAGTACCTGGGTTATCGGCGGTGCGGCGATTTTCGCCATTCTGCTTTCCTGCGTCGGTAAACTGGCGGCGGCGATTCAGATTATCCCGTTACCGGTGATGGGCGGCGTTTCGCTGCTGCTGTACGGCGTCATCGGCGCGTCGGGGATTCGCGTATTGATCGAATCAAAAGTTGACTATAACAAAGCACAAAACCTGATCCTTACCTCAGTGATTTTGATCATCGGCGTGAGCGGCGCGAAAGTGCATATCGGCGCGGCAGAATTGAAGGGGATGGCGCTGGCGACTATCGTCGGAATTGGCCTGAGCCTGATTTTTAAACTGATAAGTCTGTTGCGCCCGGAAGAAGTCGTGCTGGAGGCAAACGATGCGGAGCCGCCGCATCGCTAA
- the ppx gene encoding exopolyphosphatase, translating to MPIYDKSPRPQEFAAVDLGSNSFHMVIARVVDGAMQIIGRLKQRVHLADGLGADNMLSEEAMARGLSCLSLFAERLQGFSPSSVCIVGTHTLRQARNAADFLKRAEKVIPYPIEIISGNEEARLIFMGVEHTQPEKGRKLVIDIGGGSTELVIGENFEPKLVESRRMGCVSFAQMYFPGGVINKENFQRARMAAAQKLETLTWQYRIQGWNVAMGASGTIKAAHEVLLALGEKDGFITPERLDKLRSEVLKHRTFNALSLPGLSEERKAVFVPGLAILCGVFDALAIRELRLSDGALREGVLYEMEGRFRHQDVRSRTAKSLANQYNIDREQARRVLETTMQMYEQWQAQQPKLAHPQLEALLRWAAMLHEVGLNINHSGLHRHSAYILQHSDLPGFNQEQQMMMATLVRYHRKAIKLDDLPRFTLFKKKQYLPLIQLLRLGVLLNNQRQATTTPPTLQLITDDSHWTLRFPHDWFNQNALVLLDLEKEQQYWEAVTGWQLNIEEERSPEIAA from the coding sequence ATGCCAATTTATGACAAATCCCCTCGCCCGCAGGAGTTCGCCGCGGTCGATCTCGGCTCAAACAGCTTTCATATGGTTATTGCCCGCGTGGTTGACGGCGCAATGCAGATTATTGGGCGATTAAAGCAGCGCGTCCATCTGGCGGATGGGCTGGGCGCCGATAACATGCTCAGCGAAGAAGCCATGGCGCGAGGGCTTAGCTGTCTGTCGCTATTTGCCGAACGCTTGCAAGGCTTTTCCCCTTCGAGTGTCTGTATTGTGGGTACCCACACGTTACGTCAGGCGCGAAATGCCGCGGATTTTCTCAAACGCGCGGAAAAGGTTATTCCCTATCCGATCGAGATTATTTCCGGCAACGAAGAGGCACGTCTGATTTTTATGGGCGTGGAGCATACGCAGCCGGAAAAAGGCCGCAAACTGGTGATCGATATCGGTGGCGGTTCAACTGAGCTGGTCATTGGTGAAAACTTCGAACCTAAGCTGGTTGAAAGTCGTCGTATGGGCTGCGTGAGCTTCGCGCAAATGTACTTTCCCGGCGGCGTTATCAATAAAGAAAACTTCCAGCGCGCCCGCATGGCGGCGGCTCAAAAACTGGAAACCTTAACCTGGCAGTATCGCATTCAGGGATGGAACGTAGCAATGGGTGCCTCCGGTACGATCAAGGCGGCTCATGAGGTACTGCTGGCACTGGGCGAGAAAGATGGTTTTATTACCCCGGAACGCCTCGACAAACTCAGGTCGGAGGTGCTGAAGCATCGTACCTTTAATGCATTAAGCCTGCCGGGCCTCTCTGAAGAACGAAAAGCGGTCTTTGTACCAGGCCTGGCAATTCTGTGCGGTGTCTTTGACGCGTTGGCTATCCGCGAACTCCGCCTTTCCGACGGCGCACTACGCGAAGGCGTGCTATATGAAATGGAGGGCCGCTTTCGCCATCAGGATGTCCGCAGCCGTACAGCGAAAAGTCTGGCAAATCAATATAACATCGACAGAGAACAGGCCCGGCGCGTGCTGGAAACCACTATGCAGATGTACGAACAGTGGCAGGCCCAGCAGCCTAAGCTGGCGCATCCGCAACTCGAAGCGTTGCTTCGCTGGGCGGCGATGCTGCATGAGGTCGGGTTGAATATTAATCACAGCGGCCTACATCGTCACTCGGCTTATATTCTGCAACACAGCGATTTGCCCGGTTTCAATCAGGAACAGCAGATGATGATGGCGACACTGGTACGTTATCACCGTAAAGCCATAAAGCTCGACGATTTACCCCGCTTTACGTTATTTAAAAAGAAACAATATCTGCCGTTAATTCAGTTGCTACGCCTGGGCGTACTGTTGAATAACCAGCGGCAGGCGACCACCACGCCGCCGACTCTGCAACTGATTACCGATGACAGCCACTGGACGTTACGTTTTCCGCATGACTGGTTCAACCAAAATGCGTTGGTACTGCTCGATCTGGAAAAAGAACAGCAGTACTGGGAAGCGGTCACTGGCTGGCAGCTCAACATTGAAGAAGAACGTTCGCCGGAGATTGCAGCGTAA
- the upp gene encoding uracil phosphoribosyltransferase, producing MKIVEVKHPLVKHKLGLMRENDISTKRFRELASEVGSLLTYEATADLETEKVTIEGWNGPVEIDQIKGKKITVVPILRAGLGMMEGVLENVPSARISVVGMYRNEETLEPVPYFQKLVSNIDERMALIVDPMLATGGSVIATIDLLKKAGCSSIKVLVLVAAPEGIAALEKAHPDVELYTASIDKGLNEHGYIIPGLGDAGDKIFGTK from the coding sequence ATGAAGATCGTGGAAGTCAAACACCCACTCGTCAAACACAAGCTGGGTCTGATGCGTGAAAACGACATTAGCACTAAACGCTTTCGTGAACTCGCCTCAGAAGTAGGCAGCCTGCTGACGTATGAAGCGACAGCCGATCTGGAAACGGAAAAAGTCACCATTGAAGGCTGGAACGGCCCGGTAGAAATCGACCAGATTAAAGGCAAAAAAATTACCGTTGTGCCGATCTTGCGTGCGGGCCTGGGCATGATGGAAGGCGTACTGGAAAATGTACCGAGCGCGCGCATCAGCGTGGTAGGGATGTACCGTAACGAAGAGACGCTTGAGCCGGTGCCTTATTTCCAGAAGCTGGTATCGAATATTGATGAACGCATGGCGTTGATCGTCGACCCGATGCTGGCAACCGGCGGTTCCGTCATCGCGACCATCGACCTGTTGAAAAAAGCGGGCTGTAGCAGTATTAAGGTATTGGTGCTGGTGGCTGCCCCGGAAGGCATTGCGGCGCTGGAAAAAGCCCACCCGGACGTTGAACTGTACACCGCTTCTATCGATAAGGGGCTGAACGAACACGGATACATTATTCCGGGGCTTGGCGATGCCGGCGATAAGATTTTTGGTACTAAATAA
- the bepA gene encoding beta-barrel assembly-enhancing protease, which translates to MFRQLKKNLVATLIAALALGQVAPSFADPADTLPDMGTSAGSTLSIAQEMQMGDFYVRQLRGSAPLINDPLLVQYINALGMRLVSHADSVKTPFHFFLINNDEINAFAFFGGNVVLHSALFRYADNESQLASVMAHEISHVTQRHLARAMEDQKRSAPLTWVGALGSILLAMASPQAGMAALTGTLAGTRQGMISFTQQNEQEADRIGIQVLQRAGFDPQAMPSFLEKLLDQARYSTRPPEILLTHPLPESRLADARNRANQMRPVVVQSSADFYLAKARTLGMYNSGRNQLTSDLLEQWSKGNVRQQHAAQYGRALQAMEASKYDEARKTLQPLLSAEPNNAWYLDLATDIDLGQKRANDAINRLKNARDLRVNPVLQLNLANAYLQGGQPKAAETILNRYTFSHKDDGNGWDLLAQAEAALNNRDQELAARAEGYALAGRLDQAISLLSSASSQAKLGSQQQARYDARIDQLRQLQERFKPYTKM; encoded by the coding sequence ATGTTCAGGCAGTTGAAAAAAAACCTGGTAGCAACCCTCATTGCAGCATTGGCTCTCGGTCAGGTGGCACCATCATTTGCTGACCCTGCGGACACGCTGCCCGATATGGGAACCTCAGCAGGAAGCACGCTTTCTATTGCGCAAGAGATGCAAATGGGCGACTTTTATGTGCGCCAACTGCGTGGTAGCGCGCCATTAATCAACGATCCGCTACTGGTGCAATATATCAATGCGCTGGGTATGCGACTGGTCTCGCACGCCGACTCCGTCAAAACGCCTTTCCATTTCTTCTTGATCAATAATGACGAAATTAATGCCTTCGCGTTCTTTGGCGGCAATGTGGTGTTGCATTCGGCGCTTTTCCGCTACGCGGACAACGAAAGCCAACTGGCCTCGGTCATGGCGCATGAAATCTCCCACGTTACACAGCGCCATCTGGCGCGCGCGATGGAAGATCAAAAACGCAGCGCACCGCTCACCTGGGTGGGCGCGCTCGGTTCCATTCTGTTGGCAATGGCCAGCCCACAGGCCGGTATGGCGGCGCTGACCGGCACCCTGGCAGGAACGCGCCAGGGGATGATAAGTTTCACGCAACAAAACGAGCAAGAAGCCGACCGTATTGGAATTCAGGTGCTGCAACGCGCCGGATTTGACCCACAGGCGATGCCCTCTTTCCTCGAAAAGCTGCTCGACCAGGCGCGTTATTCCACGCGTCCGCCTGAAATCTTGCTCACTCACCCCTTACCGGAAAGCCGTCTTGCGGATGCCCGCAACCGCGCGAACCAGATGCGGCCTGTCGTGGTACAATCCTCTGCCGACTTTTATCTCGCCAAAGCGCGTACGCTGGGAATGTACAATTCTGGTCGTAATCAACTTACCAGCGACCTGTTGGAGCAGTGGTCTAAAGGCAACGTGCGTCAGCAACATGCAGCGCAATATGGCCGGGCGCTACAAGCCATGGAGGCGAGCAAGTACGATGAAGCGCGCAAAACCTTGCAGCCGCTATTAAGCGCAGAACCGAACAATGCCTGGTATCTTGACCTCGCCACCGATATTGACCTGGGGCAGAAGAGAGCCAACGACGCGATTAATCGCCTGAAAAATGCCCGCGATCTGCGCGTTAACCCGGTATTGCAGCTAAACCTCGCCAACGCGTACCTCCAGGGAGGCCAGCCGAAAGCGGCGGAAACCATTCTGAATCGCTATACCTTTAGCCATAAAGATGACGGCAACGGTTGGGATCTGCTGGCACAGGCGGAAGCCGCGCTGAACAACCGCGATCAGGAGCTGGCGGCGCGCGCCGAAGGTTATGCGCTGGCGGGACGGTTGGATCAGGCAATCTCATTGCTTAGCAGTGCCAGCTCACAGGCAAAACTGGGCAGCCAGCAACAGGCGCGTTACGATGCGCGCATAGACCAGTTGCGCCAGTTACAAGAGCGCTTCAAGCCATACACGAAAATGTAA
- the ppk1 gene encoding polyphosphate kinase 1, which yields MGQEKLYIEKELSWLAFNERVLQEAADKSNPLIERMRFLGIYSNNLDEFYKVRFAELKRRIIISEEQGSNSHSRHLLGKIQSRVLKADQEFDGLYNELLLEMARNQIFLINERQLSVNQQSWLRHYFKHYLRQHITPILINRETDLVQFLKDDYTYLAVEIIRGDAISYALLEIPSDKVPRFVNLPPETPRRRKPMILLDNILRYCLDDIFKGFFDYDVLNAYSMKMTRDAEYDLVHEMESSLMELMSSSLKQRLTAEPVRFVYQRDMPAALVDVLREKLTISRYDSIVPGGRYHNFKDFINFPNVGKANLVNKPLPRLRHLWFDKEKFRNGFDAIRERDVLLYYPYHTFEHVLELLRQASFDPSVLAIKINIYRVAKDSRIIDSMIHAAHNGKKVTVVVELQARFDEEANIHWAKRLTEAGVHVIFSAPGLKIHAKLFLISRKEGDDVVRYAHIGTGNFNEKTARLYTDYSLLTADARITNEVRRVFNFIENPYRPVTFDYLMVSPQNSRRLLYEMIDREIANAQQGLPSGITLKLNNLVDKGLVDRLYAASGSGVPVNLLVRGMCSLIPLLEGISDNIRAISIVDRYLEHDRVYIFENGGDKQVWLSSADWMTRNIDYRIEVATPILDPRLKQRVLDIIDILFSDTVKARFIDKELSNRYVPRGNRRKVRAQLAIYDYIKSLEQPD from the coding sequence ATGGGTCAGGAAAAGCTATATATCGAGAAAGAGCTGAGCTGGTTAGCATTTAACGAACGCGTGTTACAGGAAGCAGCGGACAAATCCAACCCGTTGATTGAGAGAATGCGGTTCTTGGGCATCTATTCCAATAACCTCGACGAGTTCTACAAGGTTCGTTTCGCCGAGCTGAAGCGACGCATTATTATCAGCGAAGAGCAGGGCTCAAATTCACATTCACGCCATCTGTTAGGCAAAATTCAGTCCCGTGTTCTGAAAGCAGACCAGGAGTTCGACGGGCTGTACAATGAATTACTGCTGGAGATGGCGCGGAACCAAATTTTCCTGATCAACGAGCGTCAACTCTCGGTGAATCAGCAAAGCTGGCTGCGCCACTATTTTAAACACTATTTGCGCCAGCATATCACCCCAATACTCATTAATCGGGAAACGGACCTTGTTCAGTTTTTGAAAGATGATTACACCTATCTGGCAGTAGAGATTATCCGCGGCGACGCTATTAGCTATGCGTTGCTGGAGATACCGTCCGATAAAGTGCCGCGCTTCGTCAATCTGCCGCCGGAGACACCGCGCAGACGCAAGCCGATGATTCTTCTGGATAATATCCTCCGCTACTGCCTGGATGACATCTTCAAAGGGTTCTTCGACTATGATGTACTTAACGCCTATTCGATGAAAATGACCCGCGACGCCGAATATGACCTGGTGCATGAAATGGAATCCAGTCTGATGGAACTGATGTCTTCCAGCCTGAAGCAGCGTCTAACCGCCGAACCGGTGCGCTTTGTCTATCAGCGCGATATGCCCGCCGCCCTGGTTGACGTACTGCGGGAAAAACTGACTATTTCCCGCTATGACTCAATCGTGCCTGGCGGACGCTACCATAACTTCAAAGACTTTATTAACTTTCCGAATGTTGGTAAAGCCAATCTGGTCAACAAGCCGTTACCGCGATTACGCCATCTCTGGTTCGATAAAGAGAAGTTTCGCAACGGTTTCGATGCGATTCGCGAGCGTGATGTGCTGCTTTATTATCCGTATCATACGTTCGAGCATGTACTGGAGTTGCTGCGCCAGGCATCGTTTGACCCAAGTGTACTGGCGATCAAAATCAATATTTATCGCGTGGCGAAAGACTCGCGCATTATTGACTCTATGATCCATGCCGCCCACAACGGCAAAAAAGTCACCGTCGTGGTGGAATTGCAAGCGCGCTTCGACGAAGAAGCGAATATCCATTGGGCCAAGCGATTAACTGAAGCGGGCGTACATGTGATTTTCTCTGCGCCGGGGTTAAAAATTCACGCCAAGCTCTTTCTTATTTCACGCAAAGAGGGCGATGACGTAGTGCGTTATGCGCATATCGGCACCGGTAACTTCAACGAAAAAACGGCGCGGCTGTATACCGATTATTCGCTGCTGACTGCCGATGCGCGCATCACTAATGAAGTACGTCGGGTCTTTAATTTTATCGAAAACCCTTATCGTCCAGTCACGTTCGATTATCTGATGGTCTCTCCGCAAAACTCACGGCGTCTGCTTTATGAGATGATCGATCGTGAAATCGCCAATGCACAGCAAGGTTTGCCGTCAGGGATCACGTTAAAACTTAATAACCTGGTCGACAAAGGACTGGTCGACAGGCTATACGCCGCCTCAGGTTCAGGTGTGCCGGTCAATTTGCTGGTACGCGGCATGTGCTCTCTTATCCCATTACTGGAAGGCATTAGCGATAATATTCGCGCGATTAGTATTGTGGATCGCTATCTTGAACACGATCGGGTTTATATTTTTGAAAATGGCGGCGATAAGCAAGTTTGGCTCTCTTCAGCTGACTGGATGACGCGTAATATTGACTATCGCATCGAAGTCGCTACGCCTATCCTCGACCCGCGTCTTAAACAACGCGTGTTGGATATCATTGACATTTTGTTTAGCGACACGGTAAAAGCGCGTTTTATCGATAAAGAACTCAGCAATCGCTACGTACCGCGCGGCAATCGCCGCAAAGTCCGGGCGCAGCTGGCGATTTATGACTACATTAAATCACTCGAGCAACCAGACTAA